TGCGAGTAAGGAAGTAATAATGGTGCGGCAATTTAGAAATCCTATTGATGAAGTATTATTAGAGCTTCCTGCTGGTTTATTAGAAATGAATGAGGATCCCCAAAATGGTGCTCGTCGGGAATTAGAAGAGGAAACGGGTTATAAAACTGGAGACTTAAAACGAATTGGAAGTTTCTATACTTCGCCTGGCTTCTGTGATGAAGAAATTCATCTTTATTTAGCTCAGGATTTAACGAAACATGTTCAAAAGACTGATGGTGATGAATTTATTGAGATAGTTAAGATGCCGCTGTCTGATATAAAGCAGAAGTTATATACTCCAGAAATCTCAGATGCTAAGACAGTAATTGGTCTCCAGTATCTATTAAAATATTTAGAACAGAATAACATAAAGTAGATTATTTAAGAATGACTTTAGACTTTAATTAATAAAGATAAAGACAGAACTAATTTGATAGGTTTTTGCTTTTAGGAGGTGACATCTGAAATGACAGTATTACTCAAAAATCAAGATTGGGTACCTACTTTAAATATTACTTCCAATGTATCAGGAGCTGTAAAAGCAGCTAGAGAAGGAGATATAGTAGTAATCGTTGATGTAATTGATATGTCAACAACAGTAGAAACTGCTTTAGATGCAGGAGCTATTGATGTTTTTGGTGCCAGTCCTGATTGTGTATCAACTCCAGTTAAGGTAAATCCAGAAAAAATTGGTTATTTTGCAGGAAAGAAGGCTTTGAAAAATGATACAGAGTTAGTAATTGCAACTGAGCCTCGCTTGGCTTCTAAAAAAGAACGTAGAGATAATATTCAATTGGCTTTGACAGGAATAAAGAGATCTGGCGCAGAAATTGAAACGATAATTTCTAATCTAGGAGCTGAGATAGTAAAATTAGTTGATTTTGAAGGAAAAGTAGTGTTGGTTATTACTGATACTGGTGGTGTAGCTTATGATGCTGCTTATAATCATGGAGCTCCAAAAGTAATAACTGGAACAGTAGCTAGGACTTTCAAGAAAAGTGGAGTTAAACCAGCAAAAGAATCAGCTCAGAGAGCAATTAGAGCAGCGCAAAAGTTTAAGACAGGAATTACTTTAGTAGCAGCCAGTTCTAATTCTTATGAAGATGTATTGGCTGCTGAGCATATAGGTAAATTAATCATAGAAGAAGGATTTTTAGAAATCTAAATTGTTATATTTCCCCTAATGATTGAGTATGATTTAACAAGCTAGGTTGAATTAGGGGGAGAGATAATGTTTAGTTTAAGGCAGATTGGGACTAG
The DNA window shown above is from Sporohalobacter salinus and carries:
- a CDS encoding NUDIX hydrolase, with the protein product MSKSLIEKKLSSTAIYEGRIVNLRLDDVKLPDNNEAKREIVEHAGGVSVIPYLTASKEVIMVRQFRNPIDEVLLELPAGLLEMNEDPQNGARRELEEETGYKTGDLKRIGSFYTSPGFCDEEIHLYLAQDLTKHVQKTDGDEFIEIVKMPLSDIKQKLYTPEISDAKTVIGLQYLLKYLEQNNIK